The DNA segment TCCATAAATTTGTTTCAGCAAAGGAAAGTGCACAGAACTGGGCTCAGTATTCAAATTGCGCAAAAGTGCCAGCTGGCTTTGAAGAAAATTGAGGGCCCTACGGTACAAAGGGGTTTATTTACAATGAGTGTGAATCGGGTAGGCAGGTACGTTACTATGTTGTGCAGGGCTCAGGTCATAGATCGAATTTTAAAGGCTTCCCCCTTCATACAGTTATCTGGAACTTCTTCAAAAATTCTCCTGGTGCAGATTGATTCTCAATATATACTGCCTGCGTACTGAATATCCAATCAAATGGCAGTCAAATATTTTTCTAAGAAGTGATTGATCAAACAGACTAAAATCTTGGTCAAATAAGCGATTGTTGAAAATAAATTTTGAGCAAACACAATTCTTGATAATCAGATGAGATGTATCTTTGCCTCATTAGGATTTTTGTTGATTACCAGTATTCTTGCTGGATGCTCCATTAATTCATCATCAGATAAAAACGATAATTCAACTACTGTTAATCCAAATTCCTTAGCAGTTCCAAATTTTCCATTTGGGTTGCAAAAGTATTATCTGGACCAAATTGTTGAAGGAAGTACTGAAAAACGTGAATATTTTATCAGATATCCTTCGCAGCCTAAACAATCCAATTACCCAATAGTATTTTACTTCCACGGAAATGGGGGTACTGCAGAAAGTTTTTACAGTAATCTGAGTGAGGTGCATGAACTAATTGATAACAATGAATTTATTGGAATTTTCCCACAAGGATTAGAGGAAAGTTGGAATTTGGGTGCGGAAGCATCCAAAGCAGATGATGTTGCCTGGGTTGAAGGGATAATTGAAGCAATTTCAGAAAAAAGCTTCGTGGATCTCTCATCTGTTTATGCTGTGGGCATTTCCAATGGAGCAGGTATGGTAAACAAGTTGGCTAAAGAAACGAATATCTTGAAGGGAATTGCCCCCATTGTTAGCCAGCAGACGCTAGCATTATCGAAAATCTCACCCCTTAATGGTGTGTCAGTTTTTCAAATCAATGGTGATGACGATCCACTAATCCCCTTGAATGGAGGCTTATCTAAAGTACAACATCAATTTATTTCAGCCAAAGAGAGTGCAGAAAACTGGGCAGTGTATTCCAAATGCTCAACCATTCCCCTGACTTTTCAGGATGTGTGGGGACCGTACCCTGTACAATCTTTTTTCTATGGGAATTGCGAATCGAATTGGCAGGTGCGCTATCATATCGTCGAGGGATCAGGTCATAGTGGAAATTTTGGGAATTTTGCTCTTCACAGAGCAATCTGGAACTTCTTCAAAAAATTCCCTGGCTGAGATTAATATCCAACGATGCTAGGTGATGGGAATTGAATAACTTAATCTTTTCATGGAGCTAATTTGCTTCATAGAAGAATAAGTGATTCCAAATTATGAGACTAAAGATATATAAAAACTTTTGAGGAAAGGGAATTCTTGAACCAAAACCAAATTTCTGCATTAGCAAATCACCTGATCCAGTCAAGAGTTGGGGGACCGCCATCGGCCCTTCCCGATGAATCTATGATAGTGCTGTCAATTGACCAAGGGTACCTCGTTCAGGAAGCAATTCATGCCCGATTAAAAAATCATGGTTTTGGGGAGCTCGTTGGTCATAAGATAGGCTGCACCACGAAAGTTATGCAGGATTTCCTTTCCATTTCACATCCTTGCTCAGGAGAAGTGTTTGAAACAAAGGTTTTTCCAAGTCAGACCACTCTTAGGCTTTCTGATTTTCAAAAAATTGGAATTGAATGTGAAATTGCTGTGCGGCTCTCCAAGAATTTTCCAGAGCAGAAGACTCCTTATAACATTGAAATGGTTCAAGATGGTGTTGGTGCTTTGATGGCAGCAATCGAACTTGTTGAAGATCGTTATATTGATTATCCAAACTTTCCGACCCCGATTTTGATTGCAGATGATTTCTTCAATACAGGCGTAGTATTGGGCGAAGAGCTATCCAACTGGAAATCCATTCCACTCTGTGAAATTAAGGGT comes from the SAR324 cluster bacterium genome and includes:
- a CDS encoding fumarylacetoacetate hydrolase family protein, which codes for MQDFLSISHPCSGEVFETKVFPSQTTLRLSDFQKIGIECEIAVRLSKNFPEQKTPYNIEMVQDGVGALMAAIELVEDRYIDYPNFPTPILIADDFFNTGVVLGEELSNWKSIPLCEIKGWMQIDGKEVGFGTGADIMGNPLNALVWLANHCVRLQKPLKAGEFVMLGSVVQTVFIEKPARIKIGFEQLGEVSVDFVP